In Sorghum bicolor cultivar BTx623 chromosome 8, Sorghum_bicolor_NCBIv3, whole genome shotgun sequence, one genomic interval encodes:
- the LOC8066982 gene encoding premnaspirodiene oxygenase — translation MDEFLYQSLLLSVVAVTLLQLVKLAFIKRRPRLPPGPWKLPVIGSMHHLINVLPHRALRDLAAVHGPLMMLQLGQTPLVVASSKETARAVLKTHDTNFATRPKLLAGQIVAYEWLDILFAPSGDYWRKLRQLCAAEILSPKRVLSFRHIREDEVMLRVEEIRAAGPSTPVNLSVMFHSITNSVVSRAAFGKKRKNAAEFLAATKAVVGLSSGFNIPDLFPGWTTVLARLTGMTRSLKDIHKTVDTILEEIIQERKAIRDEKISSGAEDVDENLVDVLLGLQEKGGFGFQLNNSIIKAIILDMFAGGTGTSGSAMEWGMSELMRNPEVMKKLQGQIREAFRGKTVVTEGDLQASNLVYMKLVIKEILRLHPPAPLLVPRESIEECELDGYTIPAKSRVIINAWAIGRDPRYWEDADEFKPERFEDGSRDFTGGSYEFLPFGSGRRMCPGFNYGLASMELAFVGLLYHFDWSLPEGVKEVDMGEAPGLGVRRRSPLLLCATPFVPVDAGLDG, via the exons ATGGACGAGTTCTTGTACCAGTCGCTCCTCCTCTCCGTCGTCGCCGTCACGCTGCTGCAGCTGGTGAAGCTGGCCTTCATCAAGCGGAGGCCACGGCTGCCGCCGGGGCCCTGGAAGCTGCCGGTGATTGGCAGCATGCACCACCTCATCAACGTGCTGCCGCACCGCGCGCTACGGGACCTGGCGGCCGTCCACGGCCCGCTCATGATGCTGCAGCTCGGCCAGACGCCGCTCGTCGTCGCCTCGTCCAAGGAGACGGCGCGCGCCGTGCTCAAGACCCACGACACCAACTTCGCCACGCGGCCCAAGCTCCTCGCCGGCCAGATCGTCGCGTACGAGTGGCTCGACATCCTCTTCGCCCCCTCCGGCGACTACTGGCGCAAGCTCCGTCAGCTCTGTGCTGCCGAGATCCTTAGCCCTAAGCGGGTGCTCTCCTTTCGCCACATCCGGGAGGACGAG GTGATGCTGCGGGTCGAGGAGATCCGCGCGGCGGGGCCGTCGACGCCGGTGAACCTGAGCGTGATGTTCCACAGCATCACCAACAGCGTCGTGTCCCGGGCGGCATTCGGGAAGAAGCGGAAGAACGCGGCGGAGTTCCTGGCGGCGACCAAGGCCGTCGTCGGCCTGTCGAGCGGCTTCAACATCCCGGACCTGTTCCCGGGGTGGACCACCGTGCTGGCAAGGCTCACCGGCATGACGCGCAGCCTCAAGGACATCCACAAGACGGTGGACACCATCCTCGAGGAAATTATCCAGGAGCGCAAGGCCATCCGCGATGAGAAGATCAGTAGCGGCGCCGAGGACGTCGACGAGAACCTCGTCGACGTGCTCCTCGGCCTGCAAGAGAAAGGCGGCTTCGGCTTCCAGCTCAACAACAGCATCATCAAGGCCATCATACTG GACATGTTCGCGGGCGGGACGGGGACGTCAGGGTCAGCAATGGAGTGGGGGATGTCGGAGCTAATGCGGAACCCGGAGGTGATGAAGAAGCTGCAGGGGCAGATCAGGGAGGCATTCCGGGGGAAGACGGTGGTGACGGAGGGCGACCTGCAGGCCAGCAACCTTGTGTACATGAAGCTGGTGATCAAGGAAATCCTGCGGCTGCACCCGCCGGCGCCATTGCTAGTGCCCCGGGAGAGCATCGAGGAATGCGAGCTTGACGGGTACACGATCCCAGCAAAGTCACGCGTCATCATCAACGCGTGGGCCATCGGCCGCGACCCTAGGTACTGGGAGGACGCCGACGAGTTCAAGCCGGAGCGGTTCGAGGACGGCTCCCGGGACTTCACCGGCGGCAGCTACGAGTTCTTGCCCTTTGGGTCCGGCCGGAGGATGTGCCCCGGCTTCAACTACGGGCTCGCCAGCATGGAGCTCGCCTTCGTCGGGCTTCTCTACCACTTCGACTGGTCGCTGCCGGAGGGCGTCAAGGAGGTCGACATGGGGGAAGCGCCTGGACTCGGCGTCCGCCGCCGCTCACCGCTGCTGCTCTGCGCCACCCCGTTCGTCCCGGTCGACGCCGGCCTAGATGGCTAG